Proteins encoded together in one Methanorbis rubei window:
- the pyrG gene encoding glutamine hydrolyzing CTP synthase has translation MKYVVVTGGVMSGLGKGITAASIGRILINRGYHVTSVKIDPYLNIDAGLMNPAQHGEVFVLKDGGEADLDLGNYERFLDIELTKDHNLTTGKIYSSVIQKERHGDYLGATVQIIPHITDEIKDRIKTAAESWIDKDGNHAEICIVEVGGTVGDIESMPFLEAVRQMHWEYGNGDFVLVHVTLLPADTMGDLKTKPTQHSVKALRELGLEADLIVGRSTLPVSLATKRKISSFCDVDVSAVISATTAPDTYLVPMELEKEGMADVLLPLLKLSPRTPDNSWYSLVSREYTNRITVGILTKYGVEDVYISIKEALKHAGRKLSTEVVIQWLDAEQYTTQDLADLDGILIPGGFGNRGIEGMINAITYARETGKPLLGLCLGFQLCTIEYARNVVGYKDATSSEIGDGTPVIAILPEQEGVDDLGGTMRLGDCPVDLAAGSRLAELYGATQIVERHRHRYEVNPEYIDEIESKGLRFSGRNGRRMEALELPGHPYFVATQFHPEFRSRPTRPSAPFVGFVQGCLDNHNRKV, from the coding sequence GTGAAATATGTAGTTGTAACTGGCGGTGTTATGAGCGGCCTTGGAAAAGGCATCACTGCCGCGTCTATCGGACGAATACTCATCAACAGAGGCTACCATGTAACCTCCGTAAAAATCGATCCATACCTCAACATCGATGCAGGACTCATGAATCCTGCCCAGCACGGCGAAGTCTTCGTCTTAAAAGACGGCGGCGAAGCTGACCTGGACCTTGGAAATTATGAGCGTTTCCTTGACATCGAACTCACCAAAGACCACAACCTGACCACAGGAAAAATCTACTCCTCAGTCATTCAGAAAGAACGTCACGGCGACTACCTTGGGGCAACCGTCCAGATTATTCCGCACATCACCGACGAAATTAAAGACAGAATCAAAACTGCCGCAGAAAGCTGGATCGACAAGGACGGCAACCATGCAGAGATCTGTATTGTCGAGGTTGGGGGAACGGTCGGCGACATCGAAAGCATGCCTTTCCTTGAAGCAGTCCGCCAGATGCACTGGGAGTACGGCAACGGCGACTTCGTCTTGGTCCACGTCACCCTCCTTCCGGCAGACACCATGGGCGACCTCAAAACCAAACCAACCCAGCACTCGGTCAAAGCCCTTCGTGAACTCGGTCTTGAAGCAGACCTCATCGTCGGAAGAAGCACACTGCCGGTCTCTCTTGCAACCAAAAGAAAGATCTCCTCCTTCTGTGACGTTGATGTGTCAGCCGTTATCAGCGCAACAACGGCTCCCGACACCTACCTCGTCCCCATGGAGCTTGAGAAGGAAGGAATGGCGGATGTTCTTCTGCCGCTCCTTAAACTCTCGCCGCGGACTCCTGACAACAGCTGGTACTCCCTCGTCTCCCGCGAGTACACCAACCGCATCACGGTCGGCATTCTCACCAAATATGGTGTGGAAGATGTCTACATCTCAATCAAGGAAGCACTCAAACACGCAGGCCGCAAACTTTCGACCGAGGTCGTTATCCAGTGGCTTGACGCTGAACAGTACACCACCCAGGACCTCGCTGACCTTGACGGCATCCTCATCCCGGGCGGCTTCGGCAACCGCGGCATCGAAGGAATGATCAACGCAATCACCTATGCCCGCGAGACCGGCAAACCGCTTCTTGGTCTCTGCCTCGGCTTCCAGCTCTGCACGATTGAGTATGCACGAAACGTTGTCGGCTACAAAGACGCAACAAGTTCAGAGATTGGTGACGGCACTCCGGTCATCGCCATCCTTCCCGAGCAGGAAGGAGTCGATGACCTCGGCGGAACCATGCGTCTCGGCGACTGCCCGGTCGACCTTGCCGCAGGATCCAGACTTGCCGAACTGTACGGTGCGACGCAGATTGTAGAACGTCACCGCCACAGATACGAAGTCAACCCTGAGTACATCGATGAGATCGAGTCCAAAGGACTCAGGTTCAGCGGAAGAAACGGCCGCAGAATGGAAGCCCTCGAACTTCCTGGCCACCCGTACTTTGTTGCAACCCAGTTCCACCCGGAATTCAGATCCCGCCCGACCCGTCCGTCAGCTCCGTTTGTCGGATTCGTGCAGGGCTGTCTTGACAACCATAACAGGAAAGTATAA